In one window of Arthrobacter pascens DNA:
- a CDS encoding acetyl/propionyl/methylcrotonyl-CoA carboxylase subunit alpha → MRKVLIANRGEIAVRIARACDDAGLESVAVYADVDADAMHVAAASEAYSLRGNSPSETYLDIAKLLRVAVESGADAVHPGYGFLSENAGFAQAVLDAGLTWIGPKPEAIRQLGNKITAREIAVRAGAPLVAGSDGPVASAAEARTFAEEHGLPIAIKAAFGGGGRGLKVVRELDQIEESFDSAVREAVAAFGRGECFVERYLDRPRHVEAQVLADQHGNVVVVGTRDCSLQRRHQKLVEEAPAPFLSDQQTRQIYAAAKAVCREASYSGAGTVEFLVAADGTVAFLEVNTRLQVEHPITEETTGIDLVQEQLRIAAGEPLRFTADPVPSGHSFEFRLNAEDVGRGFLPSPGTIATFHGPTGPGVRLDSGVRAGSFVAPQFDSLLAKLIVTGADRQQALRRARRALAEMEITGVATVLPFHRAVVQAPDFTSETALGVHTRWIETDFAGQVLADPGFGTSAPDGERRTITVDLDGRRLAVGLPAALLDGWARSGRAVPADVDLDATPGGGAVPDAADPGELRADMAGTVVKWLVPPGAEVAAGDAVVVLEAMKMETQVAAHRGGTLTGIRAEAGGIVSAGAVLALIG, encoded by the coding sequence ATGCGCAAGGTCCTGATCGCCAACCGCGGAGAAATCGCCGTCCGTATCGCCCGTGCCTGTGATGACGCAGGGCTGGAATCCGTCGCGGTATATGCGGATGTTGACGCGGACGCCATGCACGTGGCGGCAGCCAGCGAGGCATACAGCCTCCGCGGCAACTCGCCGTCTGAAACGTACCTCGACATCGCCAAACTGCTGCGGGTCGCGGTTGAGTCCGGGGCCGACGCCGTTCATCCCGGCTATGGCTTCCTGTCCGAGAACGCAGGGTTTGCTCAGGCCGTCCTGGACGCCGGCCTGACCTGGATCGGCCCTAAGCCTGAAGCCATCCGGCAACTGGGCAACAAAATCACCGCCCGGGAGATCGCTGTCCGGGCTGGGGCGCCGCTCGTGGCGGGCAGTGACGGCCCGGTGGCCTCCGCCGCCGAAGCCCGCACTTTTGCTGAAGAGCACGGTCTGCCGATTGCTATCAAAGCCGCATTCGGCGGCGGCGGCCGCGGCCTCAAGGTGGTCCGGGAGCTGGACCAGATCGAGGAGTCCTTCGACTCCGCGGTCCGGGAAGCTGTGGCGGCCTTCGGCCGCGGTGAATGCTTCGTGGAGCGCTACCTGGACCGTCCCCGGCACGTGGAGGCCCAGGTCCTGGCGGACCAGCACGGGAATGTGGTGGTGGTGGGAACCCGCGACTGCTCCCTGCAGCGCCGCCATCAAAAGCTGGTGGAGGAGGCTCCTGCACCGTTCCTCAGCGATCAGCAGACCCGGCAGATCTACGCGGCCGCCAAGGCGGTGTGCCGGGAAGCCTCCTATTCGGGGGCGGGCACCGTGGAGTTCCTGGTGGCGGCGGACGGCACCGTGGCGTTCCTGGAAGTGAACACGCGCCTGCAGGTGGAGCATCCGATTACTGAGGAGACCACCGGAATCGACCTGGTGCAGGAGCAGCTGAGGATAGCTGCCGGTGAACCGTTGCGCTTCACGGCAGATCCTGTACCGAGCGGCCATTCCTTCGAGTTTCGGCTCAACGCCGAGGACGTGGGCCGAGGCTTCCTGCCGTCACCGGGCACCATTGCCACATTCCACGGGCCCACCGGCCCCGGCGTCCGCCTCGACTCGGGCGTCCGGGCGGGGTCCTTCGTCGCACCGCAGTTTGATTCGCTGCTGGCGAAGCTGATCGTCACCGGCGCCGACCGCCAGCAGGCGCTGCGCCGGGCCCGGCGCGCCCTGGCTGAAATGGAGATCACCGGAGTGGCCACCGTCCTCCCGTTCCACCGGGCCGTGGTTCAGGCGCCGGACTTCACGTCGGAAACCGCGCTCGGCGTCCATACCCGCTGGATCGAGACCGATTTCGCCGGCCAGGTCCTGGCGGACCCGGGGTTCGGCACGTCAGCTCCGGATGGCGAGCGGCGCACCATCACCGTTGATCTGGACGGCCGGCGGCTCGCCGTCGGGCTTCCCGCCGCGCTGCTGGATGGCTGGGCCCGGTCCGGGCGTGCCGTTCCTGCCGATGTGGACCTGGATGCAACGCCCGGCGGCGGAGCCGTCCCGGACGCTGCTGACCCTGGTGAGTTGCGTGCTGACATGGCCGGAACGGTGGTGAAATGGCTGGTTCCGCCGGGCGCCGAGGTAGCGGCGGGGGACGCCGTCGTCGTTCTTGAAGCGATGAAAATGGAAACCCAGGTCGCCGCCCACCGCGGCGGCACGCTGACCGGGATCCGGGCAGAGGCCGGCGGCATAGTAAGCGCCGGCGCGGTGCTGGCGCTGATCGGCTGA
- a CDS encoding carboxyltransferase domain-containing protein — MDTVRAPAAPAKVLAVRPVGTTAVLAELSGLHDVMALQALLLEQPLPGQVDVLAAAETVMVKADSPAAARRIAGMLLEMDLTVQAHTEGKLVVIETVYDGEDLDEVGRLTGLGTDGVIAAHTGQVWTVAFAGFAPGFGYMAGENRLLEVPRRSSPRTAVPAGAVALAGPYSAVYPRKSPGGWQLIGRTAARMWDLDREQPALAVPGDRVQFRAVRESVELAATEHPAAEPDMPELGPQPQPQPEQHPQQEPQPQSGLRVLSPGLQSLVQDLGRPGHAGLGVSPSGALDRASLRRANRIVGNLPAAAVVESAAGGLRVQAVGDQVLAVTGAPSPLSVVGPPENDGTASENDSLRTVPMATAFALLDGEILTIGAPERGFRTYLAIRGGVDTGSTLGSRSTDTMSGLGPPPLTAGQVLAAGRTAASNVVGDPELQPEYPDTGVTVLDIVPGPRDDWFDPAALAALCGQDWEVTPRSNRVGMRLSGEPIRRSRDGELPSEGTVAGAIQIPPEGQPVLFLADHPITGGYPVIGVVVEHQLGIAAQVPIGGHLRFRCVSRPPDAFPPSRQSSPEK, encoded by the coding sequence ATGGACACAGTTCGCGCACCCGCCGCGCCGGCCAAAGTGCTTGCCGTGCGGCCCGTGGGTACGACGGCGGTACTCGCCGAACTCTCCGGGCTCCACGATGTGATGGCGCTGCAGGCACTCCTGCTGGAGCAGCCGCTGCCCGGACAGGTGGACGTCCTGGCCGCCGCTGAAACGGTGATGGTCAAGGCGGACTCGCCCGCCGCGGCCCGGCGGATCGCCGGCATGCTGCTCGAGATGGACCTGACAGTCCAGGCCCACACGGAAGGCAAGCTGGTAGTCATCGAGACCGTGTACGACGGCGAGGACCTCGACGAAGTGGGGCGGCTCACCGGCTTGGGAACTGACGGCGTAATAGCAGCCCATACCGGGCAGGTGTGGACGGTGGCGTTCGCCGGCTTCGCACCGGGATTCGGCTACATGGCAGGGGAGAACCGGCTGCTCGAGGTTCCGCGCCGAAGCTCGCCCCGGACCGCAGTTCCCGCCGGAGCAGTGGCCCTTGCAGGCCCTTACTCGGCGGTGTACCCGCGGAAGTCTCCAGGCGGCTGGCAGTTGATCGGCCGGACGGCTGCGCGCATGTGGGACCTGGACCGGGAGCAGCCTGCCCTTGCCGTGCCGGGGGACCGAGTGCAGTTCAGGGCCGTGCGGGAGTCCGTTGAGCTTGCCGCGACAGAGCATCCGGCCGCCGAGCCCGACATGCCTGAACTCGGTCCGCAGCCGCAGCCGCAGCCGGAGCAACACCCGCAGCAGGAGCCGCAGCCGCAGTCCGGCCTCCGGGTCCTGTCCCCGGGACTTCAGAGCCTGGTCCAGGATCTGGGCCGCCCCGGCCATGCAGGACTTGGAGTCTCCCCCTCCGGCGCCCTTGACCGCGCCTCCCTGAGGCGCGCGAACCGGATCGTGGGCAACCTGCCGGCTGCCGCCGTCGTCGAAAGTGCCGCCGGCGGGCTGCGCGTGCAGGCCGTGGGGGACCAGGTGCTGGCAGTGACCGGCGCGCCGTCGCCACTGAGTGTGGTGGGGCCCCCGGAGAATGACGGCACTGCTTCAGAAAACGACAGCCTGCGCACTGTGCCCATGGCTACCGCGTTTGCCCTGCTGGATGGTGAGATCCTGACGATTGGGGCTCCTGAACGCGGGTTCCGCACCTACCTTGCCATCCGCGGCGGGGTGGATACGGGCAGCACACTCGGCAGCCGCTCCACCGACACAATGTCCGGCCTCGGCCCGCCACCCCTGACGGCCGGCCAGGTACTCGCCGCCGGCAGGACCGCCGCCTCGAACGTGGTGGGGGATCCGGAACTGCAGCCCGAGTACCCGGACACCGGCGTCACCGTGCTGGACATCGTGCCCGGCCCGCGCGACGACTGGTTCGACCCGGCCGCCCTGGCAGCCCTTTGCGGCCAGGACTGGGAGGTGACCCCGCGCTCCAACCGGGTGGGCATGCGCCTGTCGGGTGAGCCGATCCGCCGAAGCCGCGACGGCGAGCTTCCCAGCGAGGGAACGGTGGCGGGTGCCATCCAGATCCCGCCGGAAGGCCAGCCAGTACTGTTCCTTGCCGATCATCCGATTACCGGCGGCTACCCCGTGATCGGGGTGGTGGTGGAGCACCAGCTGGGTATCGCAGCCCAGGTCCCCATCGGCGGGCACCTCCGGTTCCGGTGCGTGTCCCGGCCGCCGGATGCCTTCCCACCTTCCCGACAATCCTCCCCAGAAAAGTGA
- a CDS encoding MFS transporter has protein sequence MTASSPAPATARKLPAGALKAYIASLTGTSLEYYDFAIYSVASALVFPKVFFPNNDEFVGLLLSFSAFAVGYLARPIGGVVFGRLGDRIGRKKVLVVTLMLIGVATFLIGALPDYSVIGIAAPVVLVLLRLAQGIGVGGEWGGAVLLSSEFGDPTKRGFWSSAAQIGPPAGNLMANGVLAILAASLSNEAFLSWGWRVAFLSSALLVVFGLLIRLKLEETPVFKAIAAHGDRPKAPITEVFRKEPRALISAALSRVCPDVLYALFTVFVAVYATKQLGMTTGNVLAAILIGSAFQLFLIPAAGALTDRFNRRLVYGIAAAGTAIWIPVFFIMIQSRSEVVLTAGVVIGLAFHALMYGPQAAYITEQFPARLRYAGSSLAYTLAGVIGGAVAPLIFTALYAASGNWYLIAVYLLAASLVTIIGLALGRDPQPEEDLRLLGEATGQESHA, from the coding sequence ATGACCGCTTCATCCCCAGCACCGGCAACAGCAAGGAAGCTGCCTGCCGGTGCCCTCAAGGCGTACATCGCCAGCCTGACCGGCACGTCCCTTGAGTACTACGACTTCGCTATCTACTCCGTCGCCTCGGCACTGGTGTTCCCCAAGGTCTTCTTCCCCAACAATGACGAATTCGTCGGGCTTCTGCTTTCGTTCTCGGCCTTCGCCGTCGGTTACCTGGCCCGCCCCATCGGCGGGGTGGTGTTCGGCCGCCTCGGTGACAGGATCGGACGCAAAAAGGTCCTGGTGGTCACGCTGATGCTTATCGGCGTGGCGACCTTCCTGATCGGTGCGCTGCCCGACTACTCGGTCATCGGCATCGCCGCCCCTGTTGTCCTGGTGCTGCTGCGCCTGGCCCAGGGCATCGGCGTCGGCGGTGAATGGGGCGGCGCGGTGCTGCTTTCCAGCGAATTCGGTGATCCGACCAAGCGCGGCTTCTGGTCCTCGGCCGCCCAGATCGGCCCGCCCGCAGGCAATCTGATGGCCAACGGCGTCCTCGCCATCCTGGCCGCATCCCTGAGCAACGAGGCCTTCCTGTCCTGGGGCTGGCGGGTGGCGTTCCTCTCCTCGGCTTTGCTGGTGGTCTTTGGCCTGCTCATCCGGCTCAAGCTGGAGGAAACCCCGGTCTTCAAGGCCATCGCCGCCCACGGCGACCGGCCGAAAGCGCCGATTACCGAAGTGTTCCGCAAGGAACCCCGGGCCCTGATTTCCGCTGCCCTGTCCCGCGTCTGCCCCGACGTGCTCTACGCCCTGTTCACGGTGTTTGTCGCGGTGTACGCCACCAAGCAACTGGGCATGACCACCGGCAACGTGCTGGCCGCCATCCTGATCGGTTCCGCCTTCCAGCTGTTCCTGATCCCGGCCGCCGGCGCCCTCACCGACCGCTTCAACCGCCGCCTGGTCTACGGCATCGCGGCCGCCGGAACCGCTATCTGGATACCTGTGTTCTTCATCATGATCCAAAGCAGGTCTGAGGTGGTCCTGACAGCAGGCGTGGTGATCGGACTGGCATTCCACGCCCTGATGTACGGGCCCCAGGCCGCCTACATCACCGAACAGTTCCCGGCCCGGCTTCGCTACGCCGGCAGCTCGCTGGCCTACACCCTCGCAGGGGTGATCGGCGGTGCAGTTGCGCCACTGATCTTCACCGCCCTGTACGCGGCGTCCGGGAACTGGTACCTGATAGCTGTCTACCTGCTGGCGGCCTCACTGGTGACCATCATCGGGCTGGCCCTTGGCCGCGACCCGCAGCCGGAAGAGGACCTGCGCCTGCTCGGCGAAGCCACCGGCCAGGAGAGCCACGCCTGA
- a CDS encoding LamB/YcsF family protein, with translation MASIDLNSDVGESFGRWTLGDDAAILRSVSSANVACGFHAGDPGVIRRTCRDAAAANVAVGAHVGYRDLAGFGRRFLDVAPVELADDVVYQLGALQALAAAEGARVRYVKPHGGLYNAIVHHTGQAQAVVDAVRAVDPGLPILGLPGSEVLRLAAAAGLRAVPEAFADRAYNPDGTLVSRSQPGAVLENPADVAEQVLRMATESSVRAVDGSLLKIQAESICVHGDSPGAVAMATAAKAALAGAGVTVSAFV, from the coding sequence ATGGCAAGCATCGACCTGAACAGCGACGTCGGCGAATCCTTCGGACGCTGGACCCTCGGCGACGACGCGGCCATTCTCCGGTCCGTCAGCAGCGCCAACGTGGCCTGCGGCTTCCACGCCGGCGATCCCGGCGTGATCCGCAGGACATGCCGTGACGCCGCTGCAGCCAACGTCGCCGTCGGCGCCCACGTGGGCTACCGGGACCTGGCGGGCTTTGGCCGCCGCTTCCTGGACGTTGCCCCCGTTGAACTGGCCGACGACGTCGTTTACCAGCTGGGTGCGCTCCAGGCACTGGCGGCAGCAGAGGGCGCCCGGGTCCGGTATGTGAAACCGCATGGCGGACTCTACAACGCGATAGTGCACCACACGGGGCAGGCCCAGGCGGTAGTTGACGCCGTCAGGGCGGTGGATCCGGGCCTTCCCATCCTTGGCCTGCCGGGCTCGGAGGTGCTTCGCCTTGCGGCAGCCGCCGGACTACGGGCTGTTCCAGAAGCCTTCGCGGACCGGGCCTACAACCCGGACGGGACCCTGGTGTCCCGGTCACAGCCCGGGGCCGTGTTAGAAAACCCGGCCGACGTTGCTGAACAGGTGCTGAGGATGGCCACAGAATCGTCCGTCCGCGCCGTCGACGGCTCCCTCCTGAAGATCCAGGCGGAAAGCATCTGCGTCCATGGTGATTCCCCTGGAGCGGTGGCCATGGCTACCGCCGCGAAGGCCGCCCTGGCGGGGGCCGGAGTCACCGTCTCCGCTTTCGTCTGA
- a CDS encoding GntR family transcriptional regulator — MARSDADIRPPRSLPESEVQHSGPGLAESGLAGRARAGRLRVAVPSVAERVAVELRLQLAEGRLLPGTRLTESTIAEDLGVSRNTVREAFAELASERLVVRHPNRGVFVASLGAGDIHDVYTVRRAIEVSAIRGGGTPERIEAVRAAVNEGKRALAAGDEEALGTANQHFHGAIVALAGSRRLNSIMAQVLAEMRLFFHKATVDGQFYRHYLQDNEVICQALEAGDLDRAARLLLEYLDRSEDNLAAVHGETDDS, encoded by the coding sequence ATGGCCCGTTCAGACGCAGATATCCGCCCTCCCCGTTCCCTTCCGGAGAGCGAAGTACAACACAGCGGTCCAGGGCTTGCTGAAAGCGGTTTGGCGGGGCGGGCCCGGGCCGGGCGATTGCGGGTGGCGGTTCCGTCCGTGGCAGAGCGGGTCGCCGTTGAGCTCCGCCTGCAACTGGCGGAGGGCAGGTTGCTGCCGGGCACACGCCTGACCGAATCCACCATCGCGGAGGATCTCGGGGTGTCCCGCAACACGGTCCGCGAGGCCTTTGCCGAACTGGCCAGCGAGCGGCTGGTTGTCCGGCACCCGAACAGAGGTGTCTTCGTGGCCAGCCTCGGCGCCGGTGACATTCACGATGTCTACACCGTTCGCCGCGCCATCGAAGTCAGTGCCATCCGCGGCGGGGGGACTCCGGAACGCATTGAAGCCGTCCGGGCCGCCGTAAATGAAGGCAAACGTGCTTTGGCAGCCGGCGACGAGGAGGCTCTTGGCACGGCCAACCAGCATTTCCACGGCGCCATTGTGGCCCTGGCCGGCAGCAGGCGGCTCAACAGCATCATGGCCCAGGTCCTTGCCGAAATGCGCCTGTTTTTCCACAAGGCCACTGTGGACGGGCAGTTCTACCGGCACTACCTCCAGGACAACGAGGTCATCTGCCAGGCCCTGGAAGCAGGAGACCTGGACCGCGCCGCCCGGCTCCTGCTGGAGTACCTGGACCGCTCCGAGGACAACCTGGCTGCCGTCCACGGCGAAACGGATGACTCATAA
- a CDS encoding MarR family winged helix-turn-helix transcriptional regulator, producing the protein MSSSVDPDARNSYRLLTVAARMVQRRQDDALAPLGLTRAAVIALEGLAAGPLNQEQLASVVHVQSQTLGRVLTRLESTGHITRRRHASDRRQFKVELTPAGEAALEAARQAEANAYPNDPDISWKVLCEELAKFVSAFPSAQPEDVKVTEISQRRAFRHLGRRATNLRSLD; encoded by the coding sequence ATGAGCAGCAGTGTTGATCCAGATGCCCGGAACAGCTACCGCTTGCTGACGGTAGCGGCGCGCATGGTGCAGCGGCGGCAGGATGACGCCCTGGCTCCCCTGGGATTGACCCGGGCAGCGGTGATTGCCCTGGAGGGACTCGCCGCGGGGCCGTTGAACCAGGAGCAGCTCGCTTCCGTGGTGCACGTTCAGAGCCAGACGCTCGGCAGGGTCCTGACGCGGCTGGAAAGCACAGGGCACATCACCCGCAGACGCCACGCTTCAGATCGACGGCAGTTCAAGGTGGAACTCACTCCGGCCGGCGAGGCGGCACTTGAGGCGGCACGCCAAGCCGAGGCGAATGCCTATCCGAACGATCCGGACATCAGCTGGAAAGTCCTTTGTGAGGAGCTCGCCAAGTTCGTCTCGGCCTTTCCGTCAGCCCAGCCGGAGGACGTCAAAGTAACAGAAATAAGCCAACGCCGGGCGTTCCGGCACTTGGGACGGCGGGCCACAAACCTCCGGAGCCTGGACTAG
- a CDS encoding LysR substrate-binding domain-containing protein, with product MLRFSYVAGVTPGKWIRRWEERVLDIPLRSFMSDDGAQLDVLRDGSADLSFVRLPVEREGLNVIPLYEEQPVVVAPKGHEISVFEEVALADLAEETFLDVAVLGGPESAMQVVASGAGLVILPMSVARHFNVKDTVARRLTGAPVTEIALAWPSGSTDEILEEFIGIVRGRTAQSSRQPSAQQEKPKKEPKPDRRGTGVKKPKVAQRYAPNPDKGRGKGSRKKGKR from the coding sequence GTGCTCCGGTTCTCCTACGTCGCCGGGGTGACGCCGGGGAAGTGGATCCGCCGATGGGAAGAGCGCGTCCTGGATATCCCGCTCCGGTCATTTATGTCCGACGACGGCGCCCAGCTGGACGTGCTGCGTGACGGTTCCGCTGACCTCAGCTTTGTCCGGCTTCCGGTGGAGCGTGAAGGCCTCAACGTGATCCCGCTGTACGAGGAGCAGCCTGTGGTGGTGGCGCCCAAAGGGCACGAGATCTCGGTGTTTGAAGAAGTGGCGTTGGCCGACCTGGCCGAGGAGACATTCCTGGACGTCGCCGTGCTGGGCGGGCCCGAGAGTGCGATGCAGGTAGTAGCCTCGGGTGCCGGCCTGGTTATCCTGCCGATGTCTGTGGCACGGCACTTCAACGTCAAGGACACCGTGGCCCGTCGGCTCACAGGAGCGCCCGTCACTGAAATCGCCTTGGCCTGGCCGAGCGGTTCCACCGACGAAATTCTTGAGGAGTTCATCGGGATTGTGCGCGGGCGCACGGCCCAGAGCTCCCGCCAGCCCTCGGCCCAGCAAGAGAAGCCCAAGAAGGAACCCAAACCGGACCGGCGGGGGACCGGCGTCAAGAAGCCCAAGGTGGCTCAGCGCTACGCGCCCAATCCGGACAAGGGCCGGGGCAAGGGCTCGCGGAAAAAGGGCAAGCGCTAG
- a CDS encoding DUF5997 family protein, with product MTSANSQSMKPATVAKKLGIYLPATPQEFQDSTISREDFAELQANPPEWLVELRRNGPHPRPVVAQKLNVSISGLARGGVEEALTTAEITALLQAPPAWLVAERSTHAAVRAEAQRVKDEAAKNAAKKARASAK from the coding sequence ATGACCTCTGCAAACTCCCAGTCCATGAAGCCGGCCACTGTTGCCAAGAAACTTGGCATCTACCTGCCCGCTACACCGCAGGAGTTCCAGGATTCAACCATCAGCCGCGAGGATTTCGCCGAACTGCAGGCCAACCCGCCGGAGTGGCTCGTTGAACTCCGCCGCAACGGGCCGCACCCGCGCCCCGTCGTGGCCCAGAAGCTGAATGTTTCCATCAGCGGCCTGGCCCGCGGGGGTGTCGAGGAAGCGCTGACGACGGCGGAAATCACCGCGCTGCTGCAGGCTCCCCCGGCCTGGCTGGTCGCCGAGCGCTCCACCCACGCTGCCGTCCGGGCCGAGGCCCAGCGCGTTAAGGACGAGGCGGCCAAGAATGCAGCCAAGAAAGCCCGCGCCTCGGCGAAGTAG
- a CDS encoding VOC family protein encodes MRLKMCSIHVQDPAAAHTFYTGTLGFETLLAVPEYNLYIIKDPGADAGSVGLLLEPSDNPLGADYMNGLHDAGMPAIVFGVPDVQAEYRRLVDAGVAFQGGPSDGPSGITAVFDDGCGNFVQLHQD; translated from the coding sequence ATGAGACTCAAAATGTGCAGCATCCACGTCCAGGATCCAGCGGCGGCCCACACGTTCTATACGGGTACTCTCGGCTTTGAAACGTTGCTGGCCGTGCCCGAATACAACCTGTACATCATCAAGGATCCGGGCGCGGATGCAGGTTCAGTGGGGCTGCTCCTGGAGCCGAGCGACAACCCGCTCGGGGCGGACTACATGAACGGACTGCACGACGCCGGGATGCCGGCCATCGTCTTCGGCGTGCCGGATGTGCAGGCTGAGTACCGCAGGCTTGTTGACGCCGGCGTGGCCTTTCAGGGCGGACCCAGCGACGGCCCGTCCGGGATCACGGCCGTGTTCGACGACGGCTGCGGCAACTTCGTGCAGCTGCACCAGGACTGA